In Coffea eugenioides isolate CCC68of chromosome 4, Ceug_1.0, whole genome shotgun sequence, the genomic stretch TaaaaaatggtcaatttgttatttgaaacctcactgggcttttagctcattccacgccatttgttttccttacaggggggtacgagcgaggcgtgaaaCATGTACATGCTAGtatagtctagttgttttgaattttgaatttgtactcatgctagtacccgactagggttgattgtacttgaattgtaaataCTTTGAAGTACTTTGGTATGTAGAAGCTTTGTACCTGGATTTaaacatcaatgtatatattaaattgaagtggatgtgttatttattttctatggatgtacgttattagtttttttttcttgagctatgagtgagtgagtcctggcgagagttgggcaggcggtccgctaaaccctggggtacgccctagggggaggtggggccgtcacaatccTATTGTCTTCCAATCACTAAAATATCTAATCGACCTCTAATTATCCcataacaccttataaaataatatctctttgcacaaaactcctcctaatcttcaaaaatttatcgcacatACCGCATTAGTAGGTCCTACTACCATAATGCACTACGAATTTAACTTGCACTAACTTATAcatagaaaatgatttaaaacttgaTTCACGTATAAAAATatatgagaaattaaggaaataaagtaaagtaaagaaaatgtactcaaagaaataagataaaataaaataaaataatttttgggtcctcacagaaACCAAGTGTCATACACATTCAAGTTGAAGGCATTAAACACATTAAACAATTCTCACTTCCAACCCCATTATCCTTTTCACACAAGTCAAAATCAATGGTCACTAGATCATATCATAACCGATCCGGTCAATTCTATCTTTCTAAAACAAAAATCTGTCAACGACAGTTGCGAGAAAACCGTACTTAATCAATCACTCCAAGAGTCACTTCTAGTTGCGGCCAAGTACATTCGAATTTCAAAATCCTAAAGGGATATTTCAATTGAAATGAGAGCTTCAtaagccttcaagtaaaaaatTTGAATCCTAGATATTAAGTCTTACCGTTATCCAAGAAACTCATCATTTATTCGTGAAATTAACCTCTCACAATTCTCTTCTTTCCCCGCCAATTCCTAGATAAGAAACGCAAAGAACTTGTCTTAAGAACCATCGAGATCATAAATGTTTAATGTTTCACTTAACAACCACACTAGTCCCACAGTTCGATATCCTTCACTTTCAGCCTAGGATACTTTACAATGATCTGAAGCTtagactctgataccaattgtgacagTTCCACtttccccaaaggcgaaccaaagtGGCCAGCAGACCGCCTACCCAAATCTCGCTAgaactcactacaatccatagcaagaattacatgaaatttctaaactaacaaaaataatattcattacaccccaaaataacatttacatACATCCAAAAGCTATTACATAGGTTCACGTACAAAAGATTCATCATTCGGTATCTATCTTAATTACAACCCAAAAATATATACACTGTAGTCATTACTACTAGAATAAAACTTAAAATCTCTCAAAATATTCCAACAGTATTCTTGAGCACTCTCGGATCCGaatcctattaaggaaaacaaaacgtGAGATAAGCTTATGCCCTATGAGCATTCCAAATAAACAGGTAAAATAAGAGAATAACATAATTTAACATGTAAACATGTTTTTCCAAGTACTATAGGTTCAAGTAAATTGCTACTCAACTTTAGAAATTGGTAGCAGAGCAATTAATTGTAATAGAAATTTTTCAATGTAAAATACTTGAGAAACAATAACATTCATGTGTGCATTCAATCATTCGTTCAAGTAAATACAAGGATGAAcaataatttaaacataaaaaggATACGAGACTCACAGGGAGCAACATTCACCTTATAACTACCAATAAACAATCCTCTACATTTTACCACCTTATAACCTCCGAGAAATTGAACTCTAAAATCATACCTagaattatttcttgattagggCAGTGGTTAATGGTCATACCTTAATCACTAATACAGTTGATTGCCATCACTTGTTTAatagttataacttatttatcagtgaataaatgaaattattattgcatCAATGATTAATTGAGTGAACCATCTCataagttatttcttggctagagtttatttattattaattcaatttcaattaattGTAATTTAGTCCTTTTTATTTGAGTTGTTTAattattcctaattttataAAAATCTCCCATACTCTGGGCTCTAGaagaaatgaattttttcagttcctgtggattcgaccctactcatcgctatatacaaaaatttgcattttatttgagtaggtatttattattgcacaggttcgacacctgtTATATGTTTAATGGTGTTAAGTATGTTAGTTGAAAGGAAcaaatgaaaatatttttacaatctattgatattgaattgtagTATATTATTTATGAAGATCTTTATAAAACTACTATTTTAGATGCAAATACAGGTAGGTTTAGACCTAAAGTTCGAAATAAATTGAGTACTGAAGAAAAGGCTAACCTTAAtttgaatgccaaggctatGAACGTTTTGTACAATGCTTTTAGATACCAATGAATCTACTAGAATTAAACGGTGTAAGTTGGCTAAAGAAATATGGGATAAGTtcaaagaaattcatgaagatAGTGATGAtattagagaacaaaagaaatctatacTTGTTACTCAATATGAATATTTTAAaatggaatctcatgaaaatgataatgttgataagatgtatgATAAATTTAATGATATTATCAAAGATTTTGAAGTACTTGGTAAAACAATATTCTTTAGATGAACGAAATAGcaaatttttgaatgctttgttTAAAAAGTGGGAAACGAAAGCCATGGCAAATGAAGAGGCAAacatttttattaattcattAATCTCTTATAAGttgaaactaaaattaaaaGTGCAAGATCAAGAGGAAACTAGACTCAATAGGAGCATTGCACTCAAAACTTCTCAAGAAAAAGATGATTTACTCTTACTTAATTGTGAGGACATAGAGCTTGATGAAAATTATGTTACTCTTATGACCAAAACTTCAAGAAACTCTTTAACAACAAAAGAAGATTCAAAAGAGATGGGCCAAACAACAACCAATTTTTAAATACCACAAAAGTTAGAGGAAATAGGAGACAAAACTTCAATAACTTCCGAATCACTTGGAATGATTGTAGTTCGGGTAGTAAAGTTGAAAAAGAATGTGAAAGAGATCAAATGGCATTTATGACTTTTAAAAAATACCGAGATATCAACTAATTTCCTTTTTGCTAATGAAGATGATAGTGATGTTGGTGATGATAATGGTGTTGAAGCATTTATACTCAAAATATTTCACAATTTAAGAATAAagaattaaaaactaaaataaatgtTTTGTTGAATAAGAACTCtgaactttttcaagaaaataagagactaaaaaaagaaaatgacgatttgaaaaaaaaaaatagagttgGCTTTGTTTGTAAAAAggatgatttgaaaagaaaattgaatGAGAAAACTCGGCATCATGAAAAGATCATAGAAGATCAAACTTGgttaaggaaaaaaatagaTGATTTTAATGATTCTCttcaaaaggaaaacaaagtattttagaaaaaaaagagggtAGGAACACAATTGCTGACAAAAACTTCACTATTTTTATAAAGGATGGTTTTTGCTTTATGAAATTGTCACATGTTAAAATGATGATGTTATATGCAATTATTGTTGTCAATACTGTCATATGAAAAATGATTGTTATTTAAAAAGAAATGTTGATTTAGGAATGAAGGTCATTTGGATAGTGAAAAACACCACTAATCCCCCTCGAACCCAAGAAGAATGGATATCAAAATAATTTCTGTTGTTTAGATATACTATAGAGAACTTGACCCAAGTAAACCTCAATGGATGTCACAAGATGCTACTTGGagtcaaaaatataaaagagtGGAAAATAGTAAAGTAAGCAAGAAAGAAACTAAGGTGATGATAGAATTCATCATGACTCACAAGAGGTTATATGACTCCTAAATAAAACAAAGTGTGCCAACCATGAGTTTTGATCTCAAAAACTTAAACTATATTATTTACTTCGAATATTGGTATTGTAAATTAGAATTGATTACACACTTAGTCGTGTCATGTATTGTAATTTACATTTGTTTTAAGAATAGAACACATGGTATTGGAATGTCTAACTATTTTGAAGTTTCATTCATATTTGTCCTATATTTGAAAATGGCATTCAAATTGATGATTTTGGTTAGATAAATGCTTGATTGTGATAACTCCTAATATTTTCTAAATGAATTCATGCCTTGCAAAATGAAAGGGGAGCACTCACTTTTCAAAAGAGTTAGTATTTTTTAAAATCCTCAATGTTAACTTGCCATGAGTCATGTATGTGGACTATGCTAAGTTGCGTAAGTTTGACATAGTTTAATCATTAGGTATAATGTATCACCTTGGTTATGTGTGAGAACATTTTGTCCTAATTTAGTTAAATTTGACATATTATTTTGtacaagtgattttttttttccaattttatatttaaatgCTATATCTATGCATGTTAGCatcttataagaaaatatattaGACATCCATAGTGATCCTCATGTCTTCTATCTTGTTTAGATAGATGAATGCATAAGAATGTTCTTAGCCTCATAATAAATGAGATAGTTACATCACATATGATTAATTGTTAATCAAGTCTTATTTTGATGATGTTTTTATATAGTCATTGGTTCTTATTGATGCATTTTTTGAAATAGCAGGAACTATTGTAAGAATGAGTAACAATTGACTTGAAATGATCTTTTATATGAATTCCCTTATATGTGCTTGACTATATGCCTTTAAAGGGAAGTAATTCttcaattttaatttattattttatgcTTATTTGATCTACATAGTTATTTTAAGGAAGAGTTTTGGCATTAACAATATTGTCTTAATTGAGGAGAAAGTCAAATGTAATATCTCATGGGAAGTCTCGTTGTTATGACACTTGAAAATGCTACGTGGTTGATTTTAGGGAGAGCTATTCATAATTAATTCATAAACAATTTTTCCCTCATACttatatgctttattttttataatactAAAAAGGGTAGTAGATTGaatgataattttttttgaatgatgGGCTTGTTTTTAGGGGGAATCAATTTGAGtttatttgatcaaagaaattatcattttatttgttATCATCAAAAAAGAAGACATTGAAAATTTAGAttgatcaatccttggttttgataaTTAATAAGTTAAAATTatgatttcaaataaaattttgagTGAGAATTTTACTAGTATGGATGCTTAAATatttggcaaaagaaaagatgaagaTTAAGAAGAAATGAAATTTGTTTATGAGTATCGGACAAAATTTCAGACATTGGTTAGAAGGATAGGACATCTGATGAATGAAAAGAAATGCTAACTCTAATGATCAGACAATGGATTGGATGCACAACATGGCGATCAGACGTTCGAGAAGTTGGCTAAACTCTCTATTTCTGTCAAACGCATCTCTCGAACGCTACATCAGCTTGTCAAATGATTCAACAAAGAAACTACAAAGTAGGATTAGATGATGGTTCGGATGCAGAGCATTTGAATCAGATGTTCGACAAGTTCAACGGCTAGTTTTTAATAGTTAGTCTTTTTAACCATTGAAGTGACTTTTGGAGCAAAATTTCACTACTTATTAATACCTCCaagtttgaaaagaaaagggacTTTTGTCTATATGAGATATAAGCTTTTAATAGTGCTTTTTggatagaaaaatattttgaatattGTATAGATGTGGGAAAAGTTCTTGGATTTGTGAAGTTTCACATTGAGGAGGAGTAAAACTTTAGAGAAGTAGGCCTCACTTGTAAGTGTTCTTTATTGGTAGGGTAAGCATTCAATTATTGATTGGAGAGAGTTAACTAGGGAGAGCTATAAAATCCCTTGACTCAACTAGAGTTGGAATACTTAGCGTgagatacatatatataaatctATAAAGTGATGAGATACATAGGTGCTGTTTTACGTATAAGTGGCGAATATGTCTTTATTATTACATGCACATATGAAGAAACtttcccaaaaattaaaatataattcaaGAAGTACAATATGCAAAAGTTTATTACGCATTTTATAAGATTATGTGAAAAGTACAAGTATTTTCAAGAATATTTTTTAAGGTACATGCCAATATGTATTATAAGGGTATAATATGGTGTTAGGAATGGTATGGGAGGGGTGGGAGGCAAAAAAGGGCAAAAGGTATGATAGGAATAATTACGTAATAAATAGAATCGATGAAGTATTTAGCATTTTGTCCCCCCAACTTCAAAAGACTTACCCGATAGTAATTTTCCCATAGTCGGAACTATAATGGTTGAATTTAAAAGCATAATTCTGGGTCTTCAGCATAGATAACCCACTGAAATAAGCCTAAGCTTATTATTGAGCCCAAAACCCAAAACCGCCTGTGAAAAATAAAGcaggaaaatgatttttttttcttgcttttggacgTCGGCCGGCAGGTGGGTCATTCTCGTTCTCAGAGAAATGTTGATCGGGGCAGCTTTATGCCAAGAGTTGGCTAGACTAAAAACCACAATGACGGGGGCTGGTTCATTTTCTTCGCCATTCTCCCAACAGATACCAATGGCAAGGAATTTCAATGCTTTGGCAAGGGAGAAGCGGTGTATGAAAATTAATAACTGCCGGTTAATGGTTGGGACATTCGAAGTGAAGCGAAAGCTCTTTACAAAGCCCTCGTTAAAGATCCTAAACGTCCGAATGAGCTGAAGGAGAAAGCACCGCTATAAGCTGGCCAAGTTGCCAAGAAACGGCGACTTTACCCGAATTCGAAATCGTTTGTTATGGTACAGAAGCCAAAGTGCAGAAAATGTAAAAGGAAGCAAACTTGATTGTAAGGTTCAGTAGTTGATCAATGGAACAGTGATTGTATTGAGCTCAATTTCATTAATGAATCTGAAACAAATTACAAGAAATAGAAGTAATGAATTTAGCTAAGAAGGTGTAAGATCAGAAGGAAAATTTAGGAGGGAAATTATGAGGATCGCTCCCAAGCTATTACAACTAATCTGGACAAAATTGATTCAAAAGCTAAGAATCAATTAAGCAGACAGGCCTGCTTATAAAGTTATCAGTCTCTAACAGACTCCTAACTACACCAATAAGAATCAAACACGTGTCCTAATTTCAGCTGCAAGTTGCCGTGCTTCTTGGGTTTCTGTTGGAATAGATGAAACCCAGCAAAGGCGTGGTTGAGCATACGTGCCTTTGCTGAAGCTCTTCCTCTTGATCACGCCTTCAGTTACTGGATTCCATgccttcttcctttcttcttcctaGCGCATATCTTCAGCTTCAGTCCAACTTCTGCTTTTCATTACAATACCTCCCCCTCGTAAGACCTTTGTCCTCAAGGTCGGAATTGAGAAAACTTCTCCCTTATCTACTCAGCAtcttcccaagttgcttctgCACGTTCAGCACCCCACCACTGAATAAGCCATTGAGTCACAGCTGCATTCTTCCTCTTGATCATTCTCCTGCTTAATAGTGCCATAGGCTCTACTCTAATATGCCCCTTTTCATCAGTGTCTGGTAGTTGTAGGATAGGTGTGATCTGGTGCcctagctttttttttttcagtagaGACACATGAAACACAGGATGGATCCTTGATGTAGCAGGTAGCCTGAGCCCGCAGGCCACCTTTCCAATTTTTTCCTCTATACTGTAGGGCCCAAAGTACTTAGCAGATAATTTGGTGTTGTTCCTGATCATCACACATGATTGTCTGTAAGGTTGCAACCTCAAATATACCCAATCTCCAACCTGGAACTCCCTTTCACTCATGTGATCACCAGCATACTTCTTCATCCTTTCCTGAGCAGCTTTTAGGTTGTTTTGTAATAGTTCGTCCATTCTCTTCCTGTCTCTCATGTAATCCTCCACTGTTGCCACATTAGTTTGCATATATGGTCCAAGCGCTAGCTAGAGAGGCTTGGTCCCATACAAAGCCTCAAAGGGGCTCATCTGTACAGCAGTGTGGAAAGTGGTATTATGCCACCATTCAGCCAAAGATAACTAGGAGTTCCATCTCTTTGGTTCCAGGTGAGTCATACATCTGAGATACATTTCCAATACTTGATTTACCCTTTCTATTTGGCCATCTGTTTGGGGGTGGTAAGCTGTACTTAGGCTCAATCCTGCTCCCAGTAGTGTGAATAGCTCAGTCCAAAATTGGCTAATAAAGACCTTATCCCTGTCTGAGATCATACTTTGTGGAATGCCATGTAGCTTACTGACATGATCCAGGAAAATTCTAGCTACTTTAGGGGCATCAAAAGGGTGGGATAAGCTCATGAAGTGAGCATACTTAGTAAACCTGTCTACTACAACCAGGATAGTGTCCTTTGCTTCTGATTTGGGTAGTCCCTCTATGAAATCCATGGTGACATGACTCTAAGAGTGCTGTGGGATTGGGAGGGGTTGGAGCAGACCTGGATAAGCCACACGTTCATCCTTACATTTCCTGCAAGTATCACACTGTAATATTGTTGCCTTGATCTCCTTGAACATGCCTAGCCAATGGAATAGCTGTTTGGCTCTTATCCAACTGGCCTGTATGCCTGAATGTCCCCTTAGCTGAGAGTCATGAAGGGCAGAAATAAGTTTCTTCCTTATTTCTCCCTCCTGTCCTACGACAACTCTTCCCTTATATCTTAGAATTCCACTCTGATAGCTGTAGTCCGAATCCTGCTCTGGAAATGCTAAGATGCCCCTGATGAGATCTTGAGCCTAGGTATCACCAATGTAACTTTCCATTACCTCTTTCATCCATTCTGGTATGACTGTGGTAGTTGCTGCACACTCAGCTCCCTCCTTCCCCTTTTTGGAGAGTGCATCAACTACTacattttcctttcccttttttaGCATATCTCATAGCTCAGTCCCATCAGTTTAGTCAGCCACTTCTGTTGGAGGGGGTGGTGATCCTCTATTCCAATAGCTATTTCAAACTTTGGTGGTCAGTGTTGATGATGAAATGGTGCCCCTCcaagtaatgcctccacttaGTGACTGCTGTGACTAAGGCCGGCAACTCCTTTTCATAAATTAACATTCCCAAATTCTTCTGTCCCAAGCTTTGACTGAGGAAAGCCAATGGTCTCTTATTCTGCATCAGAACAGCTCCTATTCCTCCATAGCAAGCATCTGTCTCTATCACAAAGGACTAGGAGAAGTCTGGAAGAGCAAGTACAGGGGTACTTCACATAGCTAACTTCAGCTTCTAAAAAGCATCTTCAGCCTCCTCTCTCCAGCTGTAGCCATCCTTCTTGAGGTGGGTAGTTAAAGGCTTTGCAATAGCACCATATCCCTTGACAAACTTCCTGTAGTAACCAGTCAGACCAAGAAATCCCTTCAGCTGCCTAGTGTTCCCTGGTCTTGGCCACTGCATCATGCTGTCAATTTTCTTGGGGTCAACTCTTACTCCTTCTGCTGAAATGATATGGCCTAGATATTCCACTTGCTTCTGGGCAAATGAGCACTTACTCTCTTTTGCATATAGCTGGTGTGGCCTCAGAATCTCCAGGACTTCAGTAACATGATTGGTATGTTCTTCTAGAGTAGGACTGTAGATTAGTATATCATCAAAAAATACCAATACATGCTTCCTTAGTTGTTTCTAAATTACCTGATTCATCAGGCCTTGAAAGGTTGCGGGTGCATTGGTCAGCCCAAATGGCATGACCTTAAATTCATATAGCCCTTGATGTGTTCTGAAGGTTGTTTTGGGAATTTCTTCTTCACGTACTCTTATTTGGAAGTACCCTACTCTGAGGTCAATTTTAGAGTAGTATTTGGATTCATGCAGTTCATCCAGTAGCTCATCAATAAGGGGCATAGGGAACTTATTCTTGACTGTGAGATCATTCAGTTGCTATAATCCACACAAAATCTCCATGAGCCATCCTTCTTCTTGACTAGAAGTACTGGTGAAGCAAAAGGGCTGCTACTCAACTGAATGATCCCAGTTTGCAGCATCTCTTGTACTAGTTTCTCAATCTCAGACTTCTGGATGTAAGGACACCTATAGGGCCTTATTTGGAATGGCTTTGCCCCCTCTTTGAGAGTGATGTAGTGATCCTGGATCCTCTCAGGAGGTAGTCCTTGAGGTCCCTGAAATACATCCTCAAACCTTTGCAGTAACTTCTCCATTTCTGGTGGTGTTGGCTCTTGGTCTGGCTCCTTGTCCTCTACTGCACTCACCTGTGCCAGAATTCCATATGCTTGTTTCCTGGTCCACTTGTATAATCTACTTTCCCTTATTAGCTTCAACTGTACTGAATTGTCCTCCCCCTTTAGCTCAACCTGCTGCTTACCCTTTCTGAACTTCATACTTAGTCTTCTAAAGTCAAACTCCATTGGACTGTACCTAGCTAACCAATCAACTCCTAGTATAATATCGCACCCCCCCAACCTTAGGGTATTGAAATGATGCTGGAACTCATATCCCTGCATTTTCCATGTCACAGGCTTGGTGATGTTCCTAGACTGTAGTCTTTCTCCATTGGCCACTCTAACTGACAGAGCCTCTCCTTTGGTTCCCAGCTTCAAGTTCCTAGTCAATTGTTCATCAATGAAACAATGTGTACTACCATTGTCAACCAGGGCAATAATGGTCTTCCCTTTAATCATCCCCTTTATCCTGATGGTTTTGTGCTCACTTCCCCCTGCCAAGGCATGGATGGAAACTTCTGTGTTCATTTTCTAATTCTCCTCCAATATAGTCACAGAATACATCAGTCTCATCCTTCTTCTCCCCCTCTTCTTCAGTAACTGGTATCCCCTCCTCCTCCATAATCAATAGGTTTAAATGTGATTGTTTACATACATGTCTTATAGTATATAGCTCAGCACATTTGAAGCAAAGTCCCTTCTCCCTCCTATGGTTGAGCTTTGCTGGGGTGAGTTTTTTGAATTGGTTCTGAGTATTGGGGTGGTTATTGTAGGTTTTGGGGATCTGTTTATCAGGTAATTTGGGATAGCTTGGGGTTTTGTCAGGAAATTTGGAGTAGTTTGGGATTTTAAGCAGAGGTTTCTGGTAATTGGGGCTATAGGAAGGGGTTTTGTGGATTTTCTGCAAGGCTCTCAGGTTCCTCTCCTGCAGTTTGGCAACCTTTATAGCATCTGCAAGTGTTTTAGGTTTGGCTAATTTCACCATAGttactattttttcttttaatccaCTTAGGAAGCATGTTTTGTAATAACAGTCTCGCTGATGAGGAAGGGACGGCATTATTAGGGCTTTGAAcatttcaaatttctccaagTAGTTAGCTACTGAACCTGTCTGCATCAATTTGTTGAATTCCTCTATAGCCTCCTCAGGGGAACCGTCTCCAAATCTCTCATATAGTGCATTGCAGAGCTCTTCCCATGGAACAACCTCCCTACCATTGAACACACCATGAAACCATATATCTGCCTTATCCCTGAAATAGAGTTCTGCAACATCAGACTTCATTTCCTCCTCTACTCCATTGATCTTGAAATACTTGTTGGCCTTCCTGATCCACTCCCTTGGGTTCTCCCCTGCGAATGGTGGCAGATCCACCTTGGGTAGCCTGGTGATTGTTCTGCTTTCCTTGGGCTCAGATCTATCCAGAACTCCTTTTTGCATCTCCTTTTTCCTGCCTCCTTCCTGATGTCCTGATTCTGACTCTGAGCTACTGCCCTCTATATCCTTCCTCTTGCCGTTTAATTTCACTAACATTTGTGCCATCATGTTCATCATGCCTTCATATTTCTGATCCAGGTTTTTGAGTGCTCTCCTGTCTATGCTTCATGATCCTCACAGCTTGCTCCAGTCCATCACTTCTGTTAGCAAAAGTTCTAACCACACTTCCTAGTTCAGTTATCTCCTTTCTCATCTCGTCTTGGTTTTTAGTCATTTTCCCAATGGCTCGTAGCTAGTTCTGATACCACTGTTATGGTACAGAAGCCAAAGTGCAGAAAATGTAAAAGGAAGCAAACTTGATTGTAAAGTTCAATGGTTGATCAATGGAATAGTGATTGTATTGAGCTCAATTTCATTAATGAATCTGAAACAAATTACAAGAAACAGAGGTAATGAATTTAGCTAAGAAGGTGTAAGATCAGAAGGAAAATTTGGGAGGGAAATTATGAGGATTGCTCCTCAAGCTATTACAACTAATCTGGACAAAATTGATTCAAAAGCTGAGAATCGATTAAGCAGACAAGCCTGCTTATAAAGTTATCAATCTCTAACAGACTCCTAACTACACCAATAAGAATCAAACACGTGTCCTAATTGCAGCTGCAAGTTGCTGCGCTTCTTGGCTTTCTGTTGGAATAGATGAAACCCAGCAAAGGCGTGGTTTAGCATATGCGCCTTTGCTGAAGCTCTTCCTCTTGATCACACCTTTAGTTACTGGATTCCACgccttcttcatttcttct encodes the following:
- the LOC113769244 gene encoding uncharacterized protein LOC113769244; amino-acid sequence: MPLIDELLDELHESKYYSKIDLRVGPTLEEHTNHVTEVLEILRPHQLYAKESKCSFAQKQVEYLGHIISAEGVRVDPKKIDSMMQWPRPGNTRQLKGFLGLTGYYRKFVKGYGAIAKPLTTHLKKDGYSWREEAEDAF